The sequence GAACGTGGCTACTCTAATATTATTGAAAAATTACAAGGTTTAGGTGCGGAAATTGAGCGAACGTCGCATAAATAAAATAGATAAAGGTGTGAATGAAATGGCAGAGATGTCAATGGCGCAATTGGAGAGGCAGACGCTAAAAGAGCTTTATTCAGTTGCGAAATCGTTAAAGTTATCAAATTTTAGTAAGTTATCTAAAAGAGAGCTTATTTTAGAAATTATTAAAGTGAATGTTGAAAATGATGGTTTTGCATTCATGGAAGGCGTTCTAGATATCATCGCCTCAGAAGGATTTGGGTTCTTGCGTCCGATTAATTATGCACCAAGTTCAGCAGATATTTATATTTCTGCATCACAAATCCGCCGTTTTGAATTACGTAATGGAGATAAGGTACAAGGGAAAGTCAGGGCACCTAAAGAAAATGAACGTTATGCAGGTTTATTGAAAGTTGTTTCTGTGAATGGTGAAAATCCTGAAGTAGCAAAAGATCGTGTACATTTTCCGGCGCTAAAAGCCCTATATCCTGATCGTCATATGAACCTGGAGTCTTCGCCAGAAGATGTATCCGCGCGTTTGATTGATTTGGTGGCGCCGATTGGTTTTGGCCAACGTGGCTTGATTGTTGCACAGCCTAAAGCTGGGAAAACAATGTTGTTGAAAAAAATTGCGAATGCTATTAGTATTAACCATCCCAAGGCGGAGTTAATTATGCTATTAATTGATGAACGACCTGAAGAAGTAACAGATATTGAACGATCAGTTAATGCTGAAGTGGTGAGTTCGACTTTTGATGAAGTGCCTGAAAATCATGTGCGAATTGCAGAATTGGTTTTGGAGCGTGCTAAACGATTAGTGGAACAAAAGCGTGATGTTATTATTCTAATGGATAGTATTACACGCTTAGCGCGTGCCTATAATCTTGTTGTCCCACCGAGTGGTAGAACATTATCAGGCGGAATTGATCCGGCTGCGTTCCATCGTCCGAAGCGCTTTTTTGGAGCAGCGCGTAATATCGAAGAGGGTGGCAGTTTGACAATTGTCGCTACAGCCCTAATTGATACCGGTTCACGGATGGATGATATTATTTACGAGGAGTTTAAAGGGACGGGTAATATGGAGTTACATCTGTCGCGTCAATTATCAGAACGGCGTATCTTCCCAGCCGTTGATATTAGATCTTCGGGTACTCGTAGAGAGGATTTATTACTTTCTAAGGATAAATTGGAACGTTTATGGAAAATCCGTAAAGCGATGCCAGCTCAAGGCGATAATTTAGAGCTAACAAATCGCTTTATTAAATACATAAAACAAACCAAAACAAATGAGGATTTTTTCGAATACATAGCGAAACAAGAACAAAAAAAGAAATAATTACGTGGGATTTTAATTTTATAATTTCAGCTTTGGTTTGTTTGCATAATTG comes from Brochothrix thermosphacta DSM 20171 = FSL F6-1036 and encodes:
- the rho gene encoding transcription termination factor Rho, giving the protein MAEMSMAQLERQTLKELYSVAKSLKLSNFSKLSKRELILEIIKVNVENDGFAFMEGVLDIIASEGFGFLRPINYAPSSADIYISASQIRRFELRNGDKVQGKVRAPKENERYAGLLKVVSVNGENPEVAKDRVHFPALKALYPDRHMNLESSPEDVSARLIDLVAPIGFGQRGLIVAQPKAGKTMLLKKIANAISINHPKAELIMLLIDERPEEVTDIERSVNAEVVSSTFDEVPENHVRIAELVLERAKRLVEQKRDVIILMDSITRLARAYNLVVPPSGRTLSGGIDPAAFHRPKRFFGAARNIEEGGSLTIVATALIDTGSRMDDIIYEEFKGTGNMELHLSRQLSERRIFPAVDIRSSGTRREDLLLSKDKLERLWKIRKAMPAQGDNLELTNRFIKYIKQTKTNEDFFEYIAKQEQKKK